A stretch of DNA from Camelus ferus isolate YT-003-E chromosome 18, BCGSAC_Cfer_1.0, whole genome shotgun sequence:
TGATAAACATTGCTTTAGATGACTCTAGTTGGTTAAATTTAAGAAGTCAGATCCTCCTACAAATatccaagcaaacaaacaaaaaagcatttaTGATCTGTGTGCCCAGTAATTCAGAAGGAAGGCTTTCCTTTCACACTTAGAACAGCCCAGCCACAAGCTCTGGACCATAGCTATTTAGAACAATTTGGGCCCCACAGGACCAGGAGTCAAATGAAGCAATCAGTGTAGCAGTCACTACCACAGCCTGATACAAAGGAGGCCCCTGTCTTTGTTTGCTTCCTTCATCCTTAAACCTGCACCTTTCCTGTGCCTTCCAAGCATACAACTGCACACCAGCTGTGCGTCAGCAGACAAGAGTACACACCCTATCCACCCTGCCTTCCTTAAAGagaatgaagtattttaaagcaaacatcaGGATTGTCAGGCTCCTGCATTGTACTAAAGTTTGTTTCATGTTGCAGTGTCCGTAGTACAAATTATGCTTTCTGTGAATGTGGAAAACATTTCCCGTTCCCCTCCTGTACCTAAATTCTTGTAAAGTTTCCTACTGTCCTTCCCGGGTACACAAAGAATTTGCACAGGGGAGAGGCAGTGCAGTGGCATGGTTGGGCACTTATACAACTTGACACTTTTTATTGTATAGGACAATGGTTACAGACCACAAAGATTCGGGAAGACCCACTGCTTGGGCCCAACAAAAGACAATATTCACCCTCTCAATTAGGAGTCCTCTGGGGTTGCAGGGGATAGGCTTTTTCCCACATGGCTTTGGTGGGAAGTCCACGACAGTACTCAGTACAAGAAGAGGCACATCTGAGCCTAGCTGTAGAGGGGTGAGTGGATAAGATGGGCCAGACTCGTTTCAATTACTTGGGTGTGACCCTGAAGACGCGGATGTGGATGGCCGAGTTGTTGCGGATGCGAGTCAGCGGCTCTCGCGTATCCGTCTCTGGTTCCAGCTCATCAACAAGCTCCACGGTAGAAGTATTGGCAGCCACCTGCAAGGACCCGAAGCTGCCAGCCTGCAGCTGGAGGGCAATGTTGATGGCGCGGTTGATGGCCAGGCCCAAGCCGTGAATGTAGATCTCAGTGCATGCGTTCTGACCCCGCGCCCCTCCGTCCAGCAGCTTCTGGCAGCGGACCAGCTGAGCCTTAAAGTCAGTCTTCATGTTGACATAAATGTCATTGGGCCTCCGGGGCAGACGGTGGGGAAGCCGCTTCCGCAGGGTGTACTCCACCGGGTCCAGCTCAGTCTCCACGGCCCCGCGGGGCTCTCGGTTTTCGGCCATGTTGTGTGCTCTGGCATGAGAAAGGGACTAGATCAACGAGAGGTGACCAGCGACTTCGCTTCCGTCCCTACCCTGATTCCTGCCCAAAGGGTGCAGCCGGGAAGAAGGCGCACTCGATGCTCCTCTTCCCATCCCGCCTCTCAGTCCCTCCCACTCACCTCAAGCTCCCGCATCTCCCCAACCCCAGTTCTTGTTCATTCATCACATCGCCCGCAACCTCAGGCCCCTCCACCGCCccctttccccatctcttccGTGCCTACTCTCTCCGGTCCACAATTTCCGCCACGCGAACGCGGCCCGCTCCCCCGCCAGGCCACTTAAGCGTAGCGCCGACCAGCCTGAATACAGGCTGCTGCCCGCGACTCCGAGGCCccaagaagggaagagaagaaaaggggggcGCCGCAGGAACGCCAGAACCCTGGAGCCCTAGCGGCACCTGGCTCCTGCAAGGGTTGCCGAGTGCGCGTGCGCGCCCGCCCCCCGCGGCCAAGCGTGCGCGATCCACGAATCACCTTCCCGGCCTCCGTTCTCCCCACCCTTTCCTGAGTGCTCGCAAAGCCGCGCGAGGTGTTAAGTAACGCGAGGTTTCCGGAGGCGATGGGATCACCACGTGTACGTCTtggaggcggggcggggaggcagggggcaggtaTCAAGTCGAAGCCggggaggagctgggaaaggGGGAGTCAGCTTCCCTGGGCCAATCCAAGTCTCCGGTTCGCGGAGTCctgaaaggaggagaggaggctaTTCTAGGGGCCTGGAGGATTTAGGGGTAAGGGGCTTCCTTTAAAGACAGCAGGGAGAGGAGTGAGTTCTGGGAAACGTGATCTCGAAGGAGCCCGAAGTCAAGTCGGGACTCCCGCGTCCATCGCAGTTCATCCGGTCACAATTTGGCGTGGCATAGTTGGCAGGCCTGACCTCCCTCCCTAAGATCCTGTTGCCCAAAGGCGGGTTCCGAGACCCGGCCCTTGGCGGAGGACAGCGCCCTTGGACCCTTCTGCAGTTAACGGGGACCCGTCCTTCTACCCTGTCTCTTGCTGAGCTGAACCCCAGGCCAGCCTCTGGGGACCCAAGCAATGAGCCGTAGCCCCAGCCTTCAAGGCTTCCCTGGCCCACTCGGTCCCCTCAACCATTTCTCCGAGCTCTTCTGCCGCTGCCCGCCACCTGGGATCAGGGGCTTGCGCCCCCTGGCGGGAAGGGCGGGAGGCGTCTGGGTGTGGGTGGTTCCCCAAGGCCGGTGGGGAGGGGTTCTCTGGCCCAGACTGGTGTGGCTTCTGGAAAGCTCCACTCGGAAATGAGTTAGACCTGCATTGGGGACCTCGACTACTCTTCGCTTGGGTTTCCACATCACTCAAATGGGGATTATAATTCCTGTCTTGCCACTGAGTTGTGAAGCCCAATATAATACTGTAAACTGTAAGCCTACACGTGTGAGCTGGCATTTTTATGCCCCCAGACCTCTTTCTAGTTACCTGGGTGGAGTCTAACCCCATTTGACTGGAGGTTGGAAAGAGGTCAGGCTCCTGAGAACTTTTCTTCCAGCACTATTTAAATCCTGTAGTTCTCCTTTTAGCTTCAGATTCTTACAAGTTTGGGGGCTTATTCGGGGGTGAGGAGGAAAGGCTGGCTACAACCCTATTCTGCTTCCGAAGTGACAAGTGAGCTGAGTTTTGATGGATAAACAGGAGTTCTTCAGGGAACCAAGGAGTATTCTGGAAACAttgaacagtatttttaaaagaatgaaagcatAATGTAAGCTCCTCGCTCAGggagctagaaaaagaagaaccaaataaagcaaaaaggagaagatgggaagaaataaagatcaaaaaaaaaaaatcaatgaaactgaacacagaaaaataataaagaaactcaaactaaaagctggttctttgaaaagatcaataaaattgattagcctctagcaagactgacaagagaataagagaaagaagactcaaattattATCAGAAGTGAAAGAGGGGATAGCACTAAAGATCCCTCATACGTTAAAAGATGCATAGAGTAACACAAACAACTCTGCATACATACATTCCACAACTTAGATGGACCAAGTCCTAGAAAATCACAACTACCAACCcttccaaaatgaaatatatcATCTGAATAGTCccataactattaaaataattcacagtttaaaaaaaacttttaaaaaatctaggcCCACATggttttactggtgaattctaccaaaaaaaggaaagaaagaaatagcacGAATTCTACACATTCTCTTCCAGGAAACAAAAGAGGAAGGTACATTTCCCAACTAGTTTTATGaggccaaaaccagacaaagattatacaaaaaaagaaaaccacagactgGTATCTCTCATGAAcaacacaaaaatcctcaacaaaatgttagcaaattaaTCCAGCAGAATCTACCATGTTAGCAAgctaaagaaaaaacacagacgatcatatcaattgatgcagaaaaaccatttagtacccatttatgataaaagttCTTAGCCAAAAAATagaaggaacttcctcaacctggtgaagagcatctacaaaaaacctacagctatcatcatacttaatggtataAGACTGGACACCtttctttcaaaatcagaaacaaggcaaggatatctTTGCTTACTACTCTCGTTGGAAGTCCCAGCCAGTGCAGTAAGGCAAAGAAAAGATTgtaagggaagaaatgaaactgtctctatttgcagattacatgattgtatatacataaaaaatcccaagaaatctattttaagaaaaaacccatataactaataagtgagtttagcaagtttgcaagatacaagattaacatacagaaatcaattgtatttctatatactggcCAATAAACAACTGGAAACCAAAACTTAAAACCATTTACAATCActccagagagaaaaggagagggggaggagaaagggaaagagagggaaaaatattcAGGTATAAGTCTAAAAAACATGTACAAAATTTGTatgctaaaaactacaaaatgctgattaaaaaaaatcaaagaagatctaaattaATGGAGAGATATACTGTGTCCATGTATTGGGAGATTCAACATAGTAAAGATAACAATTCTCTCCAAGTTTAGTGTAATTCCTATGAAAATCCTAGCAAAAATTTTTGAAGATATAGGTAAGTTTACagtaaaatttatacagaaaggGAAGTcaaacacttttgaaaaataagttggaatcacactacctgattttaagacATACTATATAAACACAatatcaagacagtgtggtatctGCCAAGGGATAGACACaaacatcaacaaaatggaatcaagaacccagaaatagattcacacaAGTACAGCCAGCTGATTTTTGACATAGGTGCAAAAGTAGCTAAATGGGGAAAGGATGAGTTTTTTCAGCAAGTGATGCTGAAACAACTGAATAAATTGGCAAAGACTGGACCTCAGCCCCATGCAAAAAATTCACACACATAAAacgtaaaattataaaacttttggaagaaaatataggaaaaagtCTTCATGACATAGGGTCAGGCAAAGACTTCTTAGCTACAACTCCAAAGGCACAATCCACTAAAGAAAGCCATTGATAAATtctacttcatcaaaattaaaaccttttacTGTGTGAAAGACCACCTGGCCACAGACCGGGAGAAAAGATCTGCAAGTCACAGATCCGACAGAGGACTTGTATccagatatataaagaactctaactCAAGCATCAGAAAATGACTCAattagaaaaacaggcaaaagtcttgaacagacacttcagcAAAGAGGGAATAAGGAAGACAATTAAGCACCTAAGATATTTGATATCATTCACCATGATGGAAATGCAATTTAAACCATGATGagacaccactacacacctattagagtgtctaaaataaaagatttggaTAATATTAAGTGTTTAGGggaatgcagagaaactggatctctcATGCGCTGCCTGTGGAAGTGTTCAATGGtccagccactctggaaaacagtctggcagtttcttctaaaactaaacatacattCATCATATGAATCAGCCAGCGCACTTATGGGCATTTATGCACTTGTATACACATGTCCAGAGTagttttatttgtaacagccccaGACTGGAAACAATCCATGCATCTTTCAATGGGTGACTGGTTAAATAAAGTGTGGGCCATCTAtcccatggaatactactcagtaatgaAAGTTGGATCATGGAAACCTGTTAGGCTGTTGGAAGACTGGTTATATCATAGAACAGTACAGTGCTGAGCAGCTCATAGTTGACTGTGGAAGGCAAACAAGATGAACAAGACAGCGTGACCAGGGCTTAGCTGGGAGCGTGCGCAGTGTTCGGTAGACCCCCAATGTGACCTTGGGGGATCCAATGTTTTCCAAAGGAAGCTGAGGCAGGACTGTCCAGCAGTGGGGCTCATATCCTGTGCAGCCCCTCCTGTTACAGTGGAGAGGTCTGGAAGGTCTGAGCTCCAGGAggtagggaaggaagaagaaaccaGCAGAGGATTCAAAGGAGTGGTTGATGAGATAGGAGGAAAACCAAGGGAGTAGGGCCATCTGGAAGCCAGGTGAAGAAAGCATTTCTTGGAGGAAGGAGTGACCAGCTGCATCATATGCTGCTGACAGGCCACACAAGATAATGGCCCAGTGGATTTAGCAATGTAGAGGTCATTGGTGACTTGACAAGCAACTACCCTAGGCTGACCAAAGACCTTAGCTCATGGCAGAAAGGAATTCTGAATGCAATAAATAATTGTAAGGACGATTTTTATCTGCTAATTAACAATAAGCACAGTTTATGAACTATCAGTTCATTATTCAGGTTGTATGTCTTTCCATGgcatctaaaatatgttttccagATTTTGACATACCGATAAATATAAAGGTTAGCAATTCGGGTGGGGGAAGCCAGGCCCCGTAATACACTGATTTGACACTAAGATGGCCCTTTTCGTTTTGCATTTCATTTAAGGCAAACACCACAGGGGAATTTGTCATTAGGAAAAAAGGCAGAGCATGGCAGTTTAGTCTTACTTGAGACCTCCCTTTTAACTCGATTAATCATCTAACCACATCTCTTTGTTTAGTTCAAAAGCTTCCAAATTGAAAATAACACAGACCAAGACATTTTCCAGCACAGtacctaaagaaacaaaaaacagcttaGGTTAGGTCCAAGTGATTGCTTCAcaattttgtctttaattttgtatgGGAGATTCACAGTTCtggtttgtttcctttctcaaagAGGGTGCTTAGACGATTCCATTTCCACCATGTCATCGGCAGCAGAAGcattcccactttacaggtggGGGAGTTACTTGGTCAGGGTCACAAGCTGGTATGCGGGGAACCTGGGTGATCCATGACTCTAGTCTTCTACCCCGCAGTCCAGTGTTCTCTCTTGGACACAGTGCATCTAGTGAGTGGGTACTACTCTCTTATCAGCAACATTTTATGATAGCATTCGAAGCCCTCACCTGAAGTTTCACTTCAGTTCTCATCCAACTAGCAATCCAGATCCTCATCTCCCATCAGCCTGGATTGTCAGACACTATTCTAAGGCTGATGGCCACTTTTCTTAAATCTACCCAAATCCTGCCCTTCCTTCCAGTTCAGCACAGGACCCCACTGTCCCTGACTGCTTCTCCCATTTCTCCACCATAATTTACTAATTGACATTTGCTAATTGACAATCAAAACATTCTAAGACCTTATTCAGAGGGTAGACTACTGGTAACTTTAATTGCCCAGGACACAAtctagaaaagttaaaaaaacgaAAAGCTTTTGAGTAAGCAGAAACTGTCATCAACTTAAGAACTT
This window harbors:
- the POP7 gene encoding ribonuclease P protein subunit p20 isoform X1 — its product is MNEQELGLGRCGSLRAHNMAENREPRGAVETELDPVEYTLRKRLPHRLPRRPNDIYVNMKTDFKAQLVRCQKLLDGGARGQNACTEIYIHGLGLAINRAINIALQLQAGSFGSLQVAANTSTVELVDELEPETDTREPLTRIRNNSAIHIRVFRVTPK
- the POP7 gene encoding ribonuclease P protein subunit p20 isoform X2, with protein sequence MAENREPRGAVETELDPVEYTLRKRLPHRLPRRPNDIYVNMKTDFKAQLVRCQKLLDGGARGQNACTEIYIHGLGLAINRAINIALQLQAGSFGSLQVAANTSTVELVDELEPETDTREPLTRIRNNSAIHIRVFRVTPK